In Seonamhaeicola sp. S2-3, the genomic window CTATGCGTAGTGTTATGGAAAATAATTACGGAAACCCTTCGTCTTCGCACAGTTTTGGAAGAGCTTCAAAGGCTTTGGTGGAACAATCTAGAAAAACTATAGCCAGTTTTTTTAATGTATTGGCTAGTGAAATTATTTTTACTTCGGGAGGTACAGAAGCCGATAATTTGGTATTAAGAAGTGCTGTTAGAGATTTGGGGGTGGAAGAAATAATTACTTCAAAAATTGAACATCATGCCGTTTTGCACACTATTGATGCTCTTGTTGAAGAATATAATGTTACCGTTAAATACGTGAAATTAGATTTAAATGGAAGTATAGATTTACTTCATTTAGAAAGTTTACTGCAGAATACAACCAAGAAACAATTGGTTAGCTTAATGCAAATTAATAACGAAATAGGTAATATTTTAGATGTGAAAACAGTGGCAGAAATGTGTAAAGCACATGATGCTTTGTTTCATACCGATGCGGTACAATCTGTAGGGCATTATCATTTAGATTTACAAGAAGTTAAAATAGATTTTTTAGCGGCATCGGCACATAAATTTCATGGTCCTAAAGGGGTAGGGTTTGCTGTTGTTAGAAAAAATACAGGTTTAAAACCGCTTATTTTTGGAGGTGAGCAAGAACGCGGTCTTAGAGCAGGAACCGAAAGTGTGCATAACATTGTGGGTATGGAAACGGCTTTAAAATATGCTTATGGTAATTTAGAAAAAGAAGCTCTGTATATTAAAAACTTAAAGCAGTATTTTGTAAATAAAATAACTAAAACCATACCAGAAGTAGTTTTTAATGGACTTTCTAATGATATGGATAAAAGCGCTTATACTTTAGTGAATATTTGCTTACCTACAACCTTGGGTAGCGCAAGTATGTTGCAATTTCAGTTAGATTTAAAAGGAATAGCATGCTCTAGAGGTAGTGCTTGCCAAAGCGGAAGTGCACAAGTATCTCATGTGTTAACAGAAATTTTATCTGATGATGCTATTAAAAAACCATCATTACGTTTTTCTTTTAGTATTTATAATACTACAGAAGAAATTGATTATGTAGTTGAAACTCTAAAAAGCTTTTGCTATTAAATAATATATTGTTTATTTGTTTTTATCTCTAGTTTATTTTCGTAAATTTATTCCATTAGTCTCTCACATTAGTTTACCCAAATTTAAAATTATTATCATGAGAGCCTACAAAATTTACTTTTCTTTATTAGTTCTAGTATTTCAGTTAAATTTATTTGCTCAAGTTGGTATTGGTACAGCTACGCCAAAACCCTCTTCAATTCTAGATGTTGAATCTACCACACAAGGGATGTTAACACCACGAATGACAACTGCACAAAAAAACGCTATAGCTACGCCTGCAGAAGGGCTTTTAGTGTTTGATACTGATGAAAACTTGTTTTATTACTACAGCGGATCTGTATGGTTGCCGCTTTCAACCCAACAGAGAGATAATTATAAATTAGTAAAAAGCGCCGCAGATTTAGCTGATGAGCTTACTGTTGGTGGTGGTACCGAGTATTTGTTAACAGCTAATACACTTTATGAAATAAATGGTACTATAACTTTGGCTGTACCAATTAATTTGAATGATGCTTACTTAACAGGTAGAGATACCAATGAAGATGTGCTTGTAGGTACAGGTACTTTGTTTCAGGGAAATACAGGTGGTTCAATACGAAGTTTAACGCTTACTGCACCCGGTGGCACTGTTTTTAGCTTAACAGGTACAGGAGTAGAAAATTTAATATTAAGAGATGGCTTTATTGTAAATTCAGGTAGTGTTGGTATTATTTCAGGTTTTAATCTTGTATTTAATAGCATTTTGCAGTTTGTGAATAATGCTGCAGGTATAACCTATACAAATATTCATCAGTTATTATTGAATTCTGAAGGATGGGATGGTACAAACGCAGGCACATACCAAACTATGATTGGTGATTTTGAAGTTATTGCTAAACAAGGTGGTTTTACTAAGGTTACTGGAACTAATGTAGGTTTTGATGTTACAGGTGTTACCTCTATTACCGGAGGAGCTACCTTTGCAGATGTAGCTTTTTACGGTGGAGGAAATTACATTAACGGAACATCGCCATATAGTGGTTATAATTTTACCAGAGACTGGGATGTGAATTGTCCAGGATTACCTGTTGAAACCGATGGTGCTGCAGCAGGAAATTTCTATTACAACGGTGATGTAACTTCAGGTTTTTCTCAAACCATAAGTAACGGAATTGCCGATGAAGTTCAAGGAAGTGGAACTTTTGTTACTAATAATTTGTTTAGGTTTACTAGCGCAGGAGGTAATAATAGGCTTGTTTATGATGGTGTAAAAGAACGACAATTTCAAGTAAACGCATCGTTATCTGTTAGAGTAAATGGAGCAGCAACTAATTTTTACGCGTTCTACATAGCAAAAAATGGATCTGTAATTACTGAATCTAATGCTGTAGTTTACATAGATAATGATAATCAAATCCAAAATGTAGCTATAAATACCAATACCAACTTAGCTAATGGAGACTATATTGAAGTCTATGCACAGCGTTTAACCGGTGGAGGTAATGATAATTTAATCGTATTTTCAGAAAACGTAAGTATAAAATAATTAGAATTTCATAGTAGTTCTCACGTTAAAAACACGAGGTGTTAAATAATTAGGAATAGCGTATTGTTGCTTGCTATACACATCTCTTACCCAAGTGTTTGTGATAGAGTTTTGTACATCAAACATGTTAAAAATTTCAAAGCCAAATGAAAGTTCTTTAAAAGGCTTTTTCCATCCGTGGTTAAATTGCTTTTTATCATCAACCAAAACCCATTGTAAACCAAAATCGGCTCTTTTATAATCGGGTAAACGGTTTTGGTACACATAAGGATTTGCATAACTTGGAGAACCACCAGGCACTCCAGTATTATAAACCAAATTTAAGTACATTTTTAGATTGGGTACGTTGGGTACATAATCTTGAAATAAAGCAGCAAATTTTAAACGTTGGTCTGTTGGTCTTGCTATGTAGCCTTGATTATCAATATTCTCTTCTGTTTTTAAATAACCAAAACTAAACCAAGATTCGGTACCAGGAACAAACTCTCCATTTAAACGCATATCTAATCCGTAAGCATAAGCTTTGGCATTGTTGTTAGCACTGTAGCGGATACGAACATTTTCAATAGTATACGGATTTACATCGGTTAAATTTTTGTAATAAATTTCAGAGGTTAGTTTAAAAGGTCTGT contains:
- a CDS encoding cysteine desulfurase family protein, with protein sequence MKPVYFDNAATTQIREEVITSMRSVMENNYGNPSSSHSFGRASKALVEQSRKTIASFFNVLASEIIFTSGGTEADNLVLRSAVRDLGVEEIITSKIEHHAVLHTIDALVEEYNVTVKYVKLDLNGSIDLLHLESLLQNTTKKQLVSLMQINNEIGNILDVKTVAEMCKAHDALFHTDAVQSVGHYHLDLQEVKIDFLAASAHKFHGPKGVGFAVVRKNTGLKPLIFGGEQERGLRAGTESVHNIVGMETALKYAYGNLEKEALYIKNLKQYFVNKITKTIPEVVFNGLSNDMDKSAYTLVNICLPTTLGSASMLQFQLDLKGIACSRGSACQSGSAQVSHVLTEILSDDAIKKPSLRFSFSIYNTTEEIDYVVETLKSFCY